A genome region from Labilibaculum antarcticum includes the following:
- a CDS encoding winged helix-turn-helix transcriptional regulator codes for MENNSCTPKIINYDGKEYICSLAFALRLIGDKYKSLILFHLKDGEMRSGELQKSIAGLSNRMFTFSVRALENDLLVSREVYPEVPPHVVYKLTESGKAIIPIILELDEWGKAFAKDHHLYAPCE; via the coding sequence ATGGAAAATAATAGCTGCACTCCTAAGATAATCAACTACGATGGAAAGGAATATATTTGCTCTCTTGCATTTGCGCTTCGTTTAATTGGAGACAAATACAAGTCATTAATCCTTTTTCATTTAAAAGATGGCGAGATGCGGTCTGGTGAACTTCAGAAATCCATAGCTGGCCTATCAAATCGAATGTTCACTTTTTCGGTAAGAGCACTTGAGAACGATCTATTGGTGAGTCGGGAAGTGTATCCTGAAGTTCCACCTCATGTAGTTTATAAATTAACCGAGTCGGGCAAAGCAATAATCCCCATTATCCTTGAATTAGATGAATGGGGAAAAGCTTTTGCAAAGGATCATCACTTATACGCTCCTTGTGAATAA
- a CDS encoding formate/nitrite transporter family protein, with amino-acid sequence MQNFSETAAIFYSSDITWMDFMVKNLIPATLGNIVGGALFVGTAYWYAYDKK; translated from the coding sequence TTGCAAAACTTTTCTGAAACTGCAGCTATTTTTTATAGTTCAGACATCACCTGGATGGATTTTATGGTGAAAAACTTGATTCCTGCAACACTTGGCAATATCGTTGGAGGTGCTTTGTTTGTTGGAACTGCCTATTGGTATGCTTACGATAAAAAATAG
- a CDS encoding group I truncated hemoglobin, with translation MSETLYERLGGTEGITKIAGNVVDLHLVNPAIATRFENAKMDVAALKNGAATFFIAGTGGPVVYKGLDMLATHKGLNISDTEFLAVLSDMMKALDMNNIGQREKEEVIFVLYSMREEIVAV, from the coding sequence ATGAGCGAGACACTTTATGAGAGATTAGGAGGAACAGAGGGAATAACAAAAATTGCCGGCAACGTGGTCGATTTGCATTTGGTAAATCCAGCGATAGCAACCCGGTTCGAGAATGCGAAGATGGATGTGGCCGCTTTGAAAAATGGTGCTGCCACTTTTTTTATTGCGGGTACCGGCGGACCTGTTGTGTACAAAGGATTGGATATGCTTGCCACACATAAAGGCTTAAATATTAGCGATACGGAGTTCTTGGCTGTACTATCCGATATGATGAAAGCCTTGGATATGAATAATATTGGTCAGCGGGAGAAAGAGGAGGTTATATTCGTACTGTACAGCATGAGAGAAGAAATAGTTGCTGTGTAA
- a CDS encoding carboxylesterase family protein — protein MKNCVFISFCILISFCTSSCSSEDGLSKTDYYNLSNLPLDTGGIHSGHILAEANTPYGYYAYQPAGYDDDNDSMYPLLIFLHGSGETGNSFKHPEYLERILVNGPPEMIENGNWAPKYPMLVISPQCHDDGWQTDKIKRFVEFIIEKYKVNERRIYITGLSMGGFGCFSYVGTFGDESHVAAVVPICGGGNTGQAENFKNIPVWAFHGESDATVAPSKSKSMIEAINSIHPTEKAKITLYPDVAHDSWTYTYEGTGMGKENAEYDAFNSNIYDWMLSHEKKVTIND, from the coding sequence ATGAAGAACTGTGTTTTTATTTCCTTTTGTATACTCATTTCGTTTTGTACTTCTTCTTGTTCCAGTGAGGATGGTTTATCTAAAACCGATTATTATAATCTTTCAAATTTACCTCTCGATACAGGAGGAATTCATTCGGGTCACATATTGGCAGAAGCGAATACACCCTATGGTTACTATGCTTATCAGCCCGCAGGATACGATGATGATAACGATTCAATGTATCCATTACTGATTTTCTTGCATGGTTCCGGAGAAACTGGCAATAGTTTCAAACATCCGGAATATTTGGAGCGAATTCTTGTAAATGGTCCTCCTGAAATGATAGAAAATGGAAATTGGGCCCCAAAATATCCTATGCTGGTTATTTCTCCTCAATGTCATGATGATGGTTGGCAGACTGATAAAATAAAACGTTTTGTAGAGTTCATAATTGAGAAATACAAAGTTAATGAACGCAGAATATACATTACAGGCTTAAGTATGGGTGGATTTGGATGTTTTAGTTATGTTGGAACATTTGGCGATGAATCTCATGTGGCCGCAGTAGTTCCAATTTGTGGCGGTGGAAATACAGGACAGGCAGAAAATTTCAAAAACATTCCTGTTTGGGCATTTCACGGCGAGAGTGATGCAACTGTTGCACCTTCCAAATCAAAAAGCATGATTGAAGCAATAAATAGCATCCATCCAACCGAAAAAGCCAAAATTACACTTTATCCTGATGTTGCGCATGACTCTTGGACCTACACCTACGAAGGAACAGGAATGGGAAAAGAGAATGCTGAATATGACGCATTTAATTCCAATATTTATGATTGGATGTTATCGCATGAGAAAAAAGTTACAATAAATGATTAG
- the purT gene encoding formate-dependent phosphoribosylglycinamide formyltransferase, whose amino-acid sequence MVKKILLLGSGELGKEFVIAAQRLGQNVVAVDSHEGAPAMQVADLFEVIDMLNGDALDKVVAKHKPDLIVPEIEAIRTERFYDYEKQGIQVVPSAKAANFTMDRRAIRDLAAKDLGIRTAKYLYAGSLEEMYTVVEEVGMPCVVKPLMSSSGKGQSIIKCEADIEKAWNIAGSKGRGDSGDVIVEAFVKFTSEITLLTVSQKNGPTLFCPPIGHIQERGDYQQSWQPAVISDADVKAAQDMARKVTQELGGAGLWGVEFFICEDGVVFSELSPRPHDTGMVTLAGTQNFSEFELHCRAVLGLPIPEITLERVGASAVILAHKEGTNPYFEGLEKAAIYPKSDLRLFGKPTSREYRRMGITLAYNSIGTDVFICVDQAKEMAALVTVKNK is encoded by the coding sequence ATGGTAAAGAAGATTTTACTATTGGGCTCAGGTGAGCTGGGAAAAGAATTTGTTATTGCAGCTCAACGATTGGGACAAAATGTTGTGGCAGTCGATAGTCACGAAGGAGCTCCGGCGATGCAGGTTGCCGATTTGTTTGAGGTGATTGATATGCTGAATGGGGATGCTCTTGATAAAGTGGTAGCCAAGCACAAACCCGATTTAATTGTACCGGAAATTGAAGCGATACGTACCGAACGATTTTACGATTACGAGAAACAGGGCATTCAGGTGGTACCAAGTGCGAAAGCAGCTAACTTCACTATGGATCGAAGAGCGATTCGCGATTTGGCAGCAAAAGATTTGGGAATCAGAACTGCAAAATATTTGTATGCCGGTTCATTAGAGGAGATGTATACTGTGGTGGAAGAGGTTGGAATGCCTTGCGTGGTGAAACCATTAATGTCATCATCAGGTAAAGGCCAATCGATAATTAAGTGTGAGGCTGATATTGAAAAGGCATGGAATATAGCCGGTTCTAAAGGTCGTGGTGATTCTGGTGATGTGATTGTAGAAGCATTCGTAAAATTCACTTCTGAGATTACCTTACTAACGGTGAGTCAGAAGAACGGGCCAACTTTATTTTGCCCTCCAATAGGTCATATTCAAGAACGTGGCGATTATCAGCAAAGCTGGCAGCCAGCAGTAATTTCTGATGCAGATGTAAAAGCGGCACAGGATATGGCCAGGAAAGTAACCCAGGAATTGGGTGGTGCCGGTCTTTGGGGTGTTGAGTTCTTTATTTGCGAAGATGGAGTTGTCTTTTCGGAATTATCACCTCGTCCGCACGATACTGGAATGGTTACTCTTGCAGGCACTCAAAATTTTAGTGAATTTGAATTGCATTGTCGGGCCGTATTAGGTTTGCCTATTCCTGAAATCACCTTGGAAAGAGTAGGAGCAAGTGCTGTTATTCTTGCACATAAAGAAGGGACTAATCCATATTTCGAAGGTTTGGAGAAAGCGGCAATCTATCCAAAATCAGATTTACGTTTGTTTGGGAAACCAACCAGTCGTGAATACCGAAGAATGGGCATAACACTAGCCTACAATTCTATCGGTACCGATGTTTTTATTTGCGTAGATCAGGCCAAAGAAATGGCTGCACTCGTTACAGTGAAGAATAAATAG
- a CDS encoding voltage-gated chloride channel family protein, with translation MRNNKFIKFIGSIEQIPSLYYLIKWLLICTFLGAIAGSISAFFLLSLEWVTDWRESHLWIIALLPVGGFIIGLSYHLYGNSVVKGNNLLLEEFHSPKKIIPFRMVPLVLFGTILTHLFGGSAGREGTAVQVGGAIADRFTKVFNFSKIDRKIVLIAGISAGFASVFGTPLAGGIFALEVLVLGRIRLDAIIPSFMAAILADYFCRIWGVSHSHYSISSVVEMSPENLLWSLLAGIIFGLVAMLFSKSTHFWSHLFAKYIKYPPFRPVIGGIVLAIAIYALGTTKYIGLGLPTIADSFTINLNSYDFLLKVLFTSFTLGAGFKGGEVTPLFYIGAALGNVLIWFIPLPMSLLTGMGFVAVFAGATNTPLACTVMGLELFGAEAGVFLAIACSTSYLFSGHSGVYSSQIIGSPKNTNYTKEKGLQLSEVTRKIFQK, from the coding sequence ATGAGAAACAATAAATTCATAAAATTCATTGGCTCAATTGAGCAAATCCCTTCCTTGTATTACCTGATCAAGTGGCTGTTAATCTGCACATTTCTGGGCGCTATAGCTGGTAGTATTTCTGCATTTTTCCTTTTAAGTCTTGAATGGGTAACAGATTGGAGAGAAAGTCACCTTTGGATCATAGCCCTGCTTCCTGTAGGTGGTTTTATTATTGGCTTGTCGTATCATTTATACGGAAACAGTGTTGTTAAAGGCAATAATTTACTACTTGAAGAATTTCATTCTCCCAAAAAAATTATTCCATTTAGAATGGTACCCTTGGTTCTTTTTGGAACTATTTTAACTCATTTGTTTGGCGGTTCGGCTGGTCGAGAAGGAACAGCAGTCCAAGTGGGCGGGGCTATCGCCGATCGTTTTACGAAAGTATTTAACTTCTCGAAAATAGATCGTAAAATTGTATTGATTGCTGGTATTAGTGCTGGATTTGCATCGGTTTTTGGAACACCATTGGCAGGTGGGATTTTTGCACTCGAAGTTTTGGTTCTAGGAAGAATCAGACTGGATGCCATCATACCCAGTTTTATGGCCGCCATTTTAGCCGATTACTTTTGTCGGATTTGGGGCGTTTCTCATTCTCATTATTCCATCAGCTCTGTTGTTGAAATGAGCCCCGAAAATTTACTTTGGTCCCTTCTCGCAGGCATTATTTTTGGACTGGTTGCAATGCTTTTCTCAAAATCAACTCATTTTTGGAGTCATTTATTTGCGAAGTACATAAAGTATCCTCCCTTTCGTCCGGTAATTGGTGGTATCGTTTTGGCGATTGCAATTTATGCACTTGGAACAACAAAATATATTGGATTGGGTCTTCCGACCATTGCCGATTCCTTTACGATCAACCTAAATTCATACGACTTTTTACTTAAAGTACTATTCACCTCTTTTACATTGGGTGCCGGTTTTAAAGGTGGCGAAGTAACCCCTTTGTTCTACATAGGTGCCGCACTAGGCAATGTTTTAATTTGGTTCATTCCACTGCCTATGAGCTTACTGACCGGAATGGGCTTTGTTGCTGTTTTCGCAGGAGCTACAAACACACCCTTGGCCTGCACTGTAATGGGACTTGAATTATTTGGTGCCGAAGCCGGCGTTTTTCTTGCAATTGCCTGCAGTACCTCCTATCTATTTTCAGGACATTCAGGCGTTTATTCGTCGCAAATTATTGGAAGCCCTAAAAACACAAATTACACCAAAGAAAAAGGACTTCAATTGTCTGAAGTGACACGCAAAATATTTCAGAAATAA
- a CDS encoding SMP-30/gluconolactonase/LRE family protein, whose translation MTKKINQTVLIVLLFAFGACQNTKQVKESKLHVIASSELQWTGVAVSQEGRVFVNYPKWSDKVPVSVAEIIDGKAIAYPNTNWNDSDKPDSFTAIQSVVVDKKDRLWILDTKNPQFKGVLESGPILYQFNLKTNQKEKAYAFPKGVFTANSYFNDVRIDTSKEIAYMTDSGNGAIIVLDLKSGKSRRLLDNHSSTENEVDSLICDGHKWKNSVHSDGIALSPDRKDLYYSALSGHSLYKISTATLVNEQLSDEQIAIEVKKVMTIPATDGMLFDKKGNLWLGGLEDNSINKIDANGKLVQVVQDDLVRWPDSFAEDKDGNIYFTTSQIYLPENLRQSYDIIRFKPE comes from the coding sequence ATGACAAAAAAAATAAACCAAACAGTACTGATTGTTCTTCTTTTCGCATTTGGTGCCTGCCAAAATACCAAGCAGGTAAAAGAAAGCAAACTTCATGTAATTGCTTCCTCAGAGCTGCAATGGACTGGTGTAGCAGTAAGTCAGGAAGGACGAGTTTTTGTGAATTATCCAAAATGGTCAGATAAGGTACCTGTAAGTGTAGCTGAAATTATAGATGGCAAAGCGATTGCCTACCCAAACACGAATTGGAACGACAGCGACAAGCCAGATTCATTTACTGCGATTCAATCGGTAGTCGTTGATAAAAAAGATCGCCTTTGGATTTTAGACACAAAGAATCCTCAATTCAAAGGAGTTTTGGAAAGCGGTCCAATCTTGTATCAATTCAATCTAAAAACTAATCAAAAAGAGAAAGCATATGCATTCCCAAAAGGAGTATTCACTGCTAATTCTTACTTTAATGATGTTAGAATTGATACCAGTAAAGAAATTGCCTACATGACTGATTCGGGCAATGGTGCTATCATTGTGCTGGATTTGAAATCGGGAAAATCGCGTAGATTGCTCGACAATCATTCTTCAACAGAGAATGAAGTTGACTCTTTAATTTGTGATGGCCACAAGTGGAAAAATAGTGTGCATTCCGATGGAATTGCATTAAGCCCAGACAGGAAAGACCTGTACTATAGTGCACTATCAGGTCATTCTTTGTATAAAATCTCAACTGCCACTTTAGTAAACGAGCAACTTTCAGATGAGCAAATTGCTATCGAAGTAAAGAAAGTAATGACAATTCCGGCAACCGATGGAATGCTGTTTGATAAAAAAGGGAACCTTTGGTTAGGTGGATTGGAAGACAATTCTATCAATAAAATCGATGCCAATGGTAAACTTGTTCAGGTTGTTCAAGATGATCTGGTACGTTGGCCGGATTCATTTGCAGAAGATAAAGATGGAAATATTTACTTTACAACTTCACAAATTTACTTGCCGGAAAATCTTCGCCAATCATACGATATTATCCGCTTTAAGCCCGAATAA